A genome region from Prinia subflava isolate CZ2003 ecotype Zambia chromosome 12, Cam_Psub_1.2, whole genome shotgun sequence includes the following:
- the STOM gene encoding stomatin — MADHEAGLPHKSRRPPDDTDTGLGVCGWILVITSLVFTVLTFPVSIWMCIKIIKEYERAIIFRLGRILKGGAKGPGLFFVLPCTDSFIKVDMRTISFDIPPQEILTKDSVTINVDGVVYYRVQNATLVVANITNAHSATQLLAQTTLRNVLGTKSLSEILSDREEIAHSMQVTLDDATDNWGIKVERVEIKDVKLPVQLQRAMAAEAEAAREARAKVIAAEGEMNASRALKEASMVITESPAALQLRYLQTLTTIAAEKNSTIVFPLPINILQGLLGLKE, encoded by the exons ATGGCAGATCACGAAGCGGGGTTACCGCACAAGTCCCGGCGGCCGCCAG ATGATACCGATACTGGCCTCGGTGTATGTGGATGGATCCTGGTGATCACCTCACTTGTTTTCACTGTTCTTACATTTCCTGTATCAATATGGATGTGCATAAAG ATCATCAAGGAATACGAGCGAGCCATCATCTTCAGACTGGGACGCATCCTGAAGGGGGGAGCAAAGGGACCAG gtttgttttttgtccTGCCTTGCACAGACAGCTTTATCAAAGTTGATATGAGAACCATCTCTTTTGATATCCCTCCTCAGGAG ATCCTGACCAAGGACTCGGTGACAATTAACGTGGATGGAGTGGTTTATTACAGGGTGCAGAACGCCACCCTGGTCGTGGCAAACATCACCAACGCCCACTCGGccacccagctcctggcacagaccACCCTGAGGAATGTCCTGGGCACCAAGAGCCTCTCTGAGATCCTCTCTGACCGCGAGGAAATCGCACACAGCATGCAG gTCACACTTGATGACGCCACAGACAATTGGGGCATTAAGGTGGAACGTGTGGAGATCAAGGATGTGAAGTTgcctgtccagctgcagagggccATGGCTGCAGAAGCAGAGGCTGCCCGGGAGGCCAGAGCCAAG GTGATCGCGGCCGAGGGGGAGATGAACGCGTCCAGGGCGCTGAAGGAGGCGTCCATGGTGATCACAGAGtctcctgctgccctccagctgcGCTACCTGCAGACCCTGACCACCATCGCTGCCGAGAAGAACTCCACCATCGTCTTCCCCCTGCCCATAAACATCCTGCAGGGCCTGCTAGGTCTGAAGGAGTAG
- the GSN gene encoding gelsolin isoform X3: MVEHAEFLKAGKEPGLQIWRVEKFDLVPVPKNLYGDFFTGDSYLVLNTIKQRSGNLQYDLHFWLGDESSQDERGAAAIFTVQMDEHLQGKAVQHREVQGHESPTFLGYFKSGIKYKAGGVASGFRHVVPNEVTVQRLLQVKGRRTVRATEVPVSWDSFNTGDCFILDLGSNIYQWCGSKSNRQERLKATVLAKGIRDNERNGRAKVFVSEEGAEREEMLQVLGPKPSLPEGASDETKTDTANRKLAKLYKVSNGAGNMAVSLVADENPFSQAALSTDDCFILDHGTDGKIFVWKGKGANSEEKKAALKTASEFIDKMGYPKHTQIQVLPESGETPLFKQFFKNWRDKDQTDGLGQPHVSGHVAKIEQVPFDAATLHSSKAMAAQHGMEDDGSGKKQIWRIEGSEKVPVDPATYGQFYGGDSYIILYDYQHDGKRGQIIYTWQGADSTQDEIATSAFLTVQLDEELGGSPVQKRVVQGKEPPHLMSMFGGKPLVVYKGGTSREGGQTSPAATRLFQVRSSTSGATRAVELDPTASQLNSNDAFVLKTPSAAYLWVGQGASNAEKSGAQELLKILGARPVQVAEGKEPDNFWAALGGRAPYRTSPRLKDKKMDAHPPRLFACSNKSGRFTIEEVPGDLTQDDLATDDVMLLDTWDQVFVWIGKDAQEEEKTEALKSAKRYIDTDPSTRDKRTPVTIVKQGFEPPTFSGWFLGWDDDYWAVDPLQRAMADVDV, from the exons ATGGTGGAACACGCGGAGTTTCTGAAGGCCGGGAAGGAACCCGGCCTCCAGATCTGGAGGGTGGAGAAATTCGATTTGGTCCCAGTGCCAAAAAACCTGTACGGAGACTTCTTCACGGGGGATTCCTACCTGGTGCTGAACACCATCAAGCAGCGCAGCGGGAACCTCCAGTACGACCTGCACTTCTGGCTGG GTGATGAAAGCTCTCAGGATGAGCGTGGCGCTGCTGCCATCTTCACTGTGCAGATGGATGAGCACCTGCAGGGGAAGGCCGTGCAGCACCGCGAGGTGCAGGGCCACGAGTCCCCCACCTTCCTGGGCTACTTCAAATCCGGCATCAAATACAAG GCTGGTGGTGTGGCCTCTGGCTTCAGGCATGTGGTTCCCAACGAGGTCActgtgcagaggctgctgcaggtcaAGGGCAGGCGAACAGTGCGGGCCACGGAGGTGCCTGTGAGCTGGGACAGCTTCAACACCGGGGACTGCTTCATCCTGGACCTGGGCAGT AACATCTACCAGTGGTGTGGCTCCAAGAGCAACCGGCAGGAGCGGCTGAAGGCCACGGTGCTGGCCAAGGGCATCCGCGACAACGAGCGCAACGGGCGCGCCAAGGTCTTCGTGTCAGAGGAGGGAGCCGAGCGCGAGGAGATGCTCCAG GTCCTGGGACCAAAGCCCAGTTTGCCAGAAGGAGCTTCTGATGAGACCAAAACAGACACAGCCAACAGGAAGCTGGCTAAGCTCTACAAG GTCTCCAACGGGGCTGGGAACATGGCAGTGTCCCTGGTGGCAGATGAGAACcccttctcccaggcagccctgAGCACCGACGACTGCTTCATCCTGGACCATGGCACAGATGGAAAGATCTTTGTTTGGAAAG GCAAAGGTGCCAACTCCGAGGAGAAGAAGGCAGCACTGAAAACAGCCTCAGAGTTCATTGACAAGATGGGTTATCCCAAACACACCCAG ATCCAAGTCCTCCCCGAGAGTGGTGAGACACCTTTGTTCAAGCAATTCTTCAAGAACTGGCGGGACAAGGACCAGACAGACGGGCTGGGGCAGCCGCACGTCTCTGGCCACGTTGCCAAGATCGAGCAGGTCCCGTTCGACGCCGccaccctgcacagctccaaGGCCATGGCAGCCCAGCACGGCATGGAGGATGATGGCTCTGGCAAGAAACAG ATCTGGAGAATTGAGGGCTCCGAGAAGGTGCCGGTGGACCCCGCCACGTACGGGCAGTTCTACGGCGGGGACAGCTACATCATCCTGTACGATTACCAGCACGACGGGAAGCGGGGACAGATCATTTACACCTG GCAGGGCGCCGACTCCACACAGGATGAGATTGCAACCTCTGCATTCCTCACAGTGCAGCTggatgaggagctgggaggcagcCCCGTGCAG AAACGAGTAGTGCAAGGGAAGGAGCCCCCTCACCTGATGAGCATGTTTGGAGGGAAGCCCCTGGTTGTTTACAAGGGCGGAACCTCGAGGGAAGGGGGCCAGACCTCACCTGCGGCCACGCGGCTGTTCCAGGTGCGCTCCAGCACCTCGGGAGccaccagagcagtggag CTGGATCCTACAGCCAGTCAGCTTAACTCCAACGATGCCTTTGTCCTGAAAACTCCCTCTGCTGCCTACCTGTGGGTCGGCCAAGGAGCCAGCAACGCTGAGAAATcaggagcacaggagctgctgaagatCCTGGGAGCTCGCCCAGTGCAGGTTGCTGAGGGCAAAGAGCCAG acaATTTCTGGGCAGCGCTGGGCGGCAGAGCTCCGTACCGCACCTCGCCCCGCCTCAAGGACAAGAAGATGGACGCGCACCCGCCGCGTCTCTTTGCCTGCTCCAACAAGAGCGGGCGCTTCACC ATTGAAGAAGTTCCTGGAGATCTGACTCAGGATGACCTGGCCACAGATGATGTGATGCTCCTGGACACGTGGGATCAG GTCTTTGTATGGATTGGGAAAGATGcccaagaagaagaaaagactgAGGCACTGAAGTCTG ccaaGCGCTACATTGACACAGACCCGTCCACGCGTGACAAGAGGACCCCGGTGACCATTGTCAAGCAGGGCTTCGAGCCCCCCACCTTCTCCGGCTGGTTCCTGGGCTGGGACGACGACTACTGGGCTGTGGATCCCCTGCAGAGAGCAATGGCTGACGTGGATGTGTGA
- the GSN gene encoding gelsolin isoform X2 — MGMTCFKEASLPVSMVEHAEFLKAGKEPGLQIWRVEKFDLVPVPKNLYGDFFTGDSYLVLNTIKQRSGNLQYDLHFWLGDESSQDERGAAAIFTVQMDEHLQGKAVQHREVQGHESPTFLGYFKSGIKYKAGGVASGFRHVVPNEVTVQRLLQVKGRRTVRATEVPVSWDSFNTGDCFILDLGSNIYQWCGSKSNRQERLKATVLAKGIRDNERNGRAKVFVSEEGAEREEMLQVLGPKPSLPEGASDETKTDTANRKLAKLYKVSNGAGNMAVSLVADENPFSQAALSTDDCFILDHGTDGKIFVWKGKGANSEEKKAALKTASEFIDKMGYPKHTQIQVLPESGETPLFKQFFKNWRDKDQTDGLGQPHVSGHVAKIEQVPFDAATLHSSKAMAAQHGMEDDGSGKKQIWRIEGSEKVPVDPATYGQFYGGDSYIILYDYQHDGKRGQIIYTWQGADSTQDEIATSAFLTVQLDEELGGSPVQKRVVQGKEPPHLMSMFGGKPLVVYKGGTSREGGQTSPAATRLFQVRSSTSGATRAVELDPTASQLNSNDAFVLKTPSAAYLWVGQGASNAEKSGAQELLKILGARPVQVAEGKEPDNFWAALGGRAPYRTSPRLKDKKMDAHPPRLFACSNKSGRFTIEEVPGDLTQDDLATDDVMLLDTWDQVFVWIGKDAQEEEKTEALKSAKRYIDTDPSTRDKRTPVTIVKQGFEPPTFSGWFLGWDDDYWAVDPLQRAMADVDV; from the exons CCTGTCAGCATGGTGGAACACGCGGAGTTTCTGAAGGCCGGGAAGGAACCCGGCCTCCAGATCTGGAGGGTGGAGAAATTCGATTTGGTCCCAGTGCCAAAAAACCTGTACGGAGACTTCTTCACGGGGGATTCCTACCTGGTGCTGAACACCATCAAGCAGCGCAGCGGGAACCTCCAGTACGACCTGCACTTCTGGCTGG GTGATGAAAGCTCTCAGGATGAGCGTGGCGCTGCTGCCATCTTCACTGTGCAGATGGATGAGCACCTGCAGGGGAAGGCCGTGCAGCACCGCGAGGTGCAGGGCCACGAGTCCCCCACCTTCCTGGGCTACTTCAAATCCGGCATCAAATACAAG GCTGGTGGTGTGGCCTCTGGCTTCAGGCATGTGGTTCCCAACGAGGTCActgtgcagaggctgctgcaggtcaAGGGCAGGCGAACAGTGCGGGCCACGGAGGTGCCTGTGAGCTGGGACAGCTTCAACACCGGGGACTGCTTCATCCTGGACCTGGGCAGT AACATCTACCAGTGGTGTGGCTCCAAGAGCAACCGGCAGGAGCGGCTGAAGGCCACGGTGCTGGCCAAGGGCATCCGCGACAACGAGCGCAACGGGCGCGCCAAGGTCTTCGTGTCAGAGGAGGGAGCCGAGCGCGAGGAGATGCTCCAG GTCCTGGGACCAAAGCCCAGTTTGCCAGAAGGAGCTTCTGATGAGACCAAAACAGACACAGCCAACAGGAAGCTGGCTAAGCTCTACAAG GTCTCCAACGGGGCTGGGAACATGGCAGTGTCCCTGGTGGCAGATGAGAACcccttctcccaggcagccctgAGCACCGACGACTGCTTCATCCTGGACCATGGCACAGATGGAAAGATCTTTGTTTGGAAAG GCAAAGGTGCCAACTCCGAGGAGAAGAAGGCAGCACTGAAAACAGCCTCAGAGTTCATTGACAAGATGGGTTATCCCAAACACACCCAG ATCCAAGTCCTCCCCGAGAGTGGTGAGACACCTTTGTTCAAGCAATTCTTCAAGAACTGGCGGGACAAGGACCAGACAGACGGGCTGGGGCAGCCGCACGTCTCTGGCCACGTTGCCAAGATCGAGCAGGTCCCGTTCGACGCCGccaccctgcacagctccaaGGCCATGGCAGCCCAGCACGGCATGGAGGATGATGGCTCTGGCAAGAAACAG ATCTGGAGAATTGAGGGCTCCGAGAAGGTGCCGGTGGACCCCGCCACGTACGGGCAGTTCTACGGCGGGGACAGCTACATCATCCTGTACGATTACCAGCACGACGGGAAGCGGGGACAGATCATTTACACCTG GCAGGGCGCCGACTCCACACAGGATGAGATTGCAACCTCTGCATTCCTCACAGTGCAGCTggatgaggagctgggaggcagcCCCGTGCAG AAACGAGTAGTGCAAGGGAAGGAGCCCCCTCACCTGATGAGCATGTTTGGAGGGAAGCCCCTGGTTGTTTACAAGGGCGGAACCTCGAGGGAAGGGGGCCAGACCTCACCTGCGGCCACGCGGCTGTTCCAGGTGCGCTCCAGCACCTCGGGAGccaccagagcagtggag CTGGATCCTACAGCCAGTCAGCTTAACTCCAACGATGCCTTTGTCCTGAAAACTCCCTCTGCTGCCTACCTGTGGGTCGGCCAAGGAGCCAGCAACGCTGAGAAATcaggagcacaggagctgctgaagatCCTGGGAGCTCGCCCAGTGCAGGTTGCTGAGGGCAAAGAGCCAG acaATTTCTGGGCAGCGCTGGGCGGCAGAGCTCCGTACCGCACCTCGCCCCGCCTCAAGGACAAGAAGATGGACGCGCACCCGCCGCGTCTCTTTGCCTGCTCCAACAAGAGCGGGCGCTTCACC ATTGAAGAAGTTCCTGGAGATCTGACTCAGGATGACCTGGCCACAGATGATGTGATGCTCCTGGACACGTGGGATCAG GTCTTTGTATGGATTGGGAAAGATGcccaagaagaagaaaagactgAGGCACTGAAGTCTG ccaaGCGCTACATTGACACAGACCCGTCCACGCGTGACAAGAGGACCCCGGTGACCATTGTCAAGCAGGGCTTCGAGCCCCCCACCTTCTCCGGCTGGTTCCTGGGCTGGGACGACGACTACTGGGCTGTGGATCCCCTGCAGAGAGCAATGGCTGACGTGGATGTGTGA
- the GSN gene encoding gelsolin isoform X1 → MGRRDFSALFLAILCTMALRLSCVSSVSVAGLGYVVTAAVVLSAVPVSMVEHAEFLKAGKEPGLQIWRVEKFDLVPVPKNLYGDFFTGDSYLVLNTIKQRSGNLQYDLHFWLGDESSQDERGAAAIFTVQMDEHLQGKAVQHREVQGHESPTFLGYFKSGIKYKAGGVASGFRHVVPNEVTVQRLLQVKGRRTVRATEVPVSWDSFNTGDCFILDLGSNIYQWCGSKSNRQERLKATVLAKGIRDNERNGRAKVFVSEEGAEREEMLQVLGPKPSLPEGASDETKTDTANRKLAKLYKVSNGAGNMAVSLVADENPFSQAALSTDDCFILDHGTDGKIFVWKGKGANSEEKKAALKTASEFIDKMGYPKHTQIQVLPESGETPLFKQFFKNWRDKDQTDGLGQPHVSGHVAKIEQVPFDAATLHSSKAMAAQHGMEDDGSGKKQIWRIEGSEKVPVDPATYGQFYGGDSYIILYDYQHDGKRGQIIYTWQGADSTQDEIATSAFLTVQLDEELGGSPVQKRVVQGKEPPHLMSMFGGKPLVVYKGGTSREGGQTSPAATRLFQVRSSTSGATRAVELDPTASQLNSNDAFVLKTPSAAYLWVGQGASNAEKSGAQELLKILGARPVQVAEGKEPDNFWAALGGRAPYRTSPRLKDKKMDAHPPRLFACSNKSGRFTIEEVPGDLTQDDLATDDVMLLDTWDQVFVWIGKDAQEEEKTEALKSAKRYIDTDPSTRDKRTPVTIVKQGFEPPTFSGWFLGWDDDYWAVDPLQRAMADVDV, encoded by the exons ATGGGCAGAAGGGATTTCAGTGCTCTTTTCCTCGCCATTCTCTGCACAATGGCTCTGAGGCTGAGCTGTGTCAGCTCCGTgtctgtggcagggctgggctaTGTTGTGACAGCAGCTGTTGTGCTCTCAGCTGTG CCTGTCAGCATGGTGGAACACGCGGAGTTTCTGAAGGCCGGGAAGGAACCCGGCCTCCAGATCTGGAGGGTGGAGAAATTCGATTTGGTCCCAGTGCCAAAAAACCTGTACGGAGACTTCTTCACGGGGGATTCCTACCTGGTGCTGAACACCATCAAGCAGCGCAGCGGGAACCTCCAGTACGACCTGCACTTCTGGCTGG GTGATGAAAGCTCTCAGGATGAGCGTGGCGCTGCTGCCATCTTCACTGTGCAGATGGATGAGCACCTGCAGGGGAAGGCCGTGCAGCACCGCGAGGTGCAGGGCCACGAGTCCCCCACCTTCCTGGGCTACTTCAAATCCGGCATCAAATACAAG GCTGGTGGTGTGGCCTCTGGCTTCAGGCATGTGGTTCCCAACGAGGTCActgtgcagaggctgctgcaggtcaAGGGCAGGCGAACAGTGCGGGCCACGGAGGTGCCTGTGAGCTGGGACAGCTTCAACACCGGGGACTGCTTCATCCTGGACCTGGGCAGT AACATCTACCAGTGGTGTGGCTCCAAGAGCAACCGGCAGGAGCGGCTGAAGGCCACGGTGCTGGCCAAGGGCATCCGCGACAACGAGCGCAACGGGCGCGCCAAGGTCTTCGTGTCAGAGGAGGGAGCCGAGCGCGAGGAGATGCTCCAG GTCCTGGGACCAAAGCCCAGTTTGCCAGAAGGAGCTTCTGATGAGACCAAAACAGACACAGCCAACAGGAAGCTGGCTAAGCTCTACAAG GTCTCCAACGGGGCTGGGAACATGGCAGTGTCCCTGGTGGCAGATGAGAACcccttctcccaggcagccctgAGCACCGACGACTGCTTCATCCTGGACCATGGCACAGATGGAAAGATCTTTGTTTGGAAAG GCAAAGGTGCCAACTCCGAGGAGAAGAAGGCAGCACTGAAAACAGCCTCAGAGTTCATTGACAAGATGGGTTATCCCAAACACACCCAG ATCCAAGTCCTCCCCGAGAGTGGTGAGACACCTTTGTTCAAGCAATTCTTCAAGAACTGGCGGGACAAGGACCAGACAGACGGGCTGGGGCAGCCGCACGTCTCTGGCCACGTTGCCAAGATCGAGCAGGTCCCGTTCGACGCCGccaccctgcacagctccaaGGCCATGGCAGCCCAGCACGGCATGGAGGATGATGGCTCTGGCAAGAAACAG ATCTGGAGAATTGAGGGCTCCGAGAAGGTGCCGGTGGACCCCGCCACGTACGGGCAGTTCTACGGCGGGGACAGCTACATCATCCTGTACGATTACCAGCACGACGGGAAGCGGGGACAGATCATTTACACCTG GCAGGGCGCCGACTCCACACAGGATGAGATTGCAACCTCTGCATTCCTCACAGTGCAGCTggatgaggagctgggaggcagcCCCGTGCAG AAACGAGTAGTGCAAGGGAAGGAGCCCCCTCACCTGATGAGCATGTTTGGAGGGAAGCCCCTGGTTGTTTACAAGGGCGGAACCTCGAGGGAAGGGGGCCAGACCTCACCTGCGGCCACGCGGCTGTTCCAGGTGCGCTCCAGCACCTCGGGAGccaccagagcagtggag CTGGATCCTACAGCCAGTCAGCTTAACTCCAACGATGCCTTTGTCCTGAAAACTCCCTCTGCTGCCTACCTGTGGGTCGGCCAAGGAGCCAGCAACGCTGAGAAATcaggagcacaggagctgctgaagatCCTGGGAGCTCGCCCAGTGCAGGTTGCTGAGGGCAAAGAGCCAG acaATTTCTGGGCAGCGCTGGGCGGCAGAGCTCCGTACCGCACCTCGCCCCGCCTCAAGGACAAGAAGATGGACGCGCACCCGCCGCGTCTCTTTGCCTGCTCCAACAAGAGCGGGCGCTTCACC ATTGAAGAAGTTCCTGGAGATCTGACTCAGGATGACCTGGCCACAGATGATGTGATGCTCCTGGACACGTGGGATCAG GTCTTTGTATGGATTGGGAAAGATGcccaagaagaagaaaagactgAGGCACTGAAGTCTG ccaaGCGCTACATTGACACAGACCCGTCCACGCGTGACAAGAGGACCCCGGTGACCATTGTCAAGCAGGGCTTCGAGCCCCCCACCTTCTCCGGCTGGTTCCTGGGCTGGGACGACGACTACTGGGCTGTGGATCCCCTGCAGAGAGCAATGGCTGACGTGGATGTGTGA